The Stutzerimonas stutzeri RCH2 genomic interval CCCAGAACATAAGCATCAGCAACAGGTTCTCGGACAGCACCACGCCGAGCATCGCGCCCATGAACAGCAGGAAGAACCCGTAAAAGCGCCCCATCGGATCCTTCTTCGACAGGTAGTAGCGCGCATAGAGAATCACCAGCAAACCGATGCCGAGAATCAACAGGGCGAACAGAAAACCCAGCCCATCCAGGCGCAGACTGAGGTTCAGGCCCAGCTGGGGCAGCCAGTCGTAATGAATGATCTCGGTCTGACCGGCGAACACATCGGCACGCTTGGACAGCAACAAGATCAGCGCGGCCAGCGGCGCAAGCCCAGCACCGAAGGCGCAGGCGGAGCGACCAAAACGCTCCAGGAAAAGGGGCAAGAAGATGCCCAGAAATGGCAAAGCGATAATCAGCGCAAGCGCCATGAACGAGACCCCTTAAGCCACCGTTTCGGAGGCGTTCTTATCCTTGCAGGCACAGCAACTGCCTGAAACAGCACACAAATGTGCGCCCGATTATCCATACGGATGATGCCGGCGTCATGGATTCATGTATTACGAAAAACAAAAGGCGCCGCCTCCGTCCCGTTTTTCGGAACGGATGGCAGCGCCCAGTTCAGCTCAGGACAACAGTGAAGCAGATCAAGGGGCGACGCGACTGGTGCCACTGACAGTCATGATGCGCACCCGCTGCCCGACCCGGAACACCTGATTCGGCTCGACCGCCTGAACGTAGGCACGCATGTTGCCATCATCCTCACGAACGGTAATCTCAACGCCCTGCGTGCGGGTGATACCCTCCTCCGCAGCCGCGCCGAGCATGCCACCCGCCACCGCACCGATCACGGCGGCGACTGCACTGCCGCGTCCGCCGCCGACGCCGCTACCGGCAACTCCGCCAACAACCGCGCCCGCGCCAGAACCAATGGGCGTCTTGGTGCCTTCGATCTTGACCGGACGCAGGGATTCGATGGTTCCATAGCGCACCGTCTGAACGGCACGAGCCTCGTCTCGAGAATAGGTATCTCCAGTAAGGCTGGACGCGCAGCCACCCATAGCCAAAGCCAAGGCAGTGAAGGAAGCGACAAAAATGGATTTACGCATTGTGATTCTCCTGCAAGCAGCTGTTTCGTTCCGGGTGTGGCCTGGCGTGACAGCGATGAAAAAGCGCTTGGCAACTTCACCATCCTGACTCAGCATTTGCCACCTTCGAGGCATACATATGCGAGTCGAACCTGGTGCGCCGGGTTCCTTCCTAAGAGACGACCCATGGATTACTTCATCATAGCTATCACCACGGTGGCCGGCCTGGCTTTTCATGCATGGCTCATAGTCCGCTTCCGCCGCTGGGCCGATCGCGATCTGGCGCTATCCATGGCCGGCGACGACCCGGCCAAACGCAGCTGGATGTTACAACGGCTCGCCGAAGCAAAGACCGAAAAGATCAAACGGCGGGACCTGGAGAACTGGCTCAAGCAGCAGGCCCAACGTTACCCGGCGGCATAATGAAATCCGCAGCCCAGTCGCAGCAGCACTAGCGCTATCGAGCTGAATCATCAGACCGCAGAACAGGCGCTTTCTCAAAGCAAGGGTGTGGCCTTTGCGTTACGACAGATTACCGATCACAGGGCGACGACGGCGCCAGCGTTCGCCCTACCATGTGGCATCCCTGCAAATCACGACTAGGTAAGGCTTGCGCGGCTGCCGTCGCGCCTTGGATCAGGGTGCCAGGCGCTCGCGCTGCCAGCTGTTGGCGACCAGGCGGTAGTCGAGCCGGTCATGCAAGCGGCTCGCGCGCCCCTGCCAGAATTCCATCCGTTCCGGCAGCAGGCGATAGCCGCCCCAATGCGGAGGGCAATGCGGAGCCTTGTCGAGAAAGCGCTGTTCAGTCTCGGCCAGCAGACGCTCCAGCGCCGCCCGGTCCGGAATGACCTGACTTTGCGGCGAGGCCCAGGCTCCCAGCCGGCTGCCCAATGGGCGGACATGGAAATAGGCATCCGATTCATCTTGGCTGACCTTCTCCACCCGCCCCTCGATCCGCACCTGCCGCTCGAGCGTCGGCCAGAAAAATGTCATGGCGGCAAAAGGCGTCGCCTGCAGCTGTTGCCCTTTGGCACTGTCATAGTTGGTGAAGAAGGTGAAGCCGCGCTCATCCAGCGCCTTGAGCAGAAGGATGCGGCAGTGCGGACGACCGTCAGCGTCGACCGTTGCCAGCGACATTGCATTTGGCTCTACCGGAGCCTGCTCCGTCTTCATCGCTTCGGTAAACCACTGATGGAACAGACCGAAAGGCTCGGCGGGGGCATTGGCCTCGCTGAGTCCGTCACGGGTGTAATCACGGCGCATATCGGCCAGGGTCTGGATCATCACATGGCTCCTTGTTTTCGAATAAGCAGGCTTCAGCGTACCAAGCGGCTGGTAGCCGGGCGACGGTCGATTACCGAGCCGGCCTGCAAAGTAAAGGTTAGCCGCCTTCCCGCATCCCGCGCTTGATTCAAGGCAACCATGCCGAACGAAAACAGGCCCGCAAGCGGGCCTGTTCGACATCACACAATCTGGGTAGCGTTATTTTGCCACCTCGGCTTGAGCCACCTGGGTTGCAGGCTGCGCGGGCTGCTCATACTGGGCAATCAGCGCCAGCATCGTTGTTTGCGGCGCCAGAACCATCTCAACCCGACGATTCAGCGCTCGACCTTCCTTGCTGTCATTCGCGGCACGCGGCATGTCGGAGCCCAGACCGCGAATGCGCAGACGGTCGTGCTTGAGCCCGCTCAGGCGGAAGATGGCCGCTACCGCACCAGCACGCTCACGGCTGATGGTGCGATTGATTTCATCGGCGCCGGTACTGTCAGCATGGCCGAGCACGACGACTGCGGTCTTGTCGTCCTTCTCTACCAGCTTGGCTACCCGAGTGATTGGCCCCAGGGTAACCGGCAGAAGCATGCCAGGACGGTCAGGGTTGAACGATGAATCCACCGGCGCGGTAACCACCAGCACACTTTCGCGCCGCTCCACCTCAAAACCTGTACCCACCAGAGCGTCACGCAGTTTCGGCTCATACTCGTCGAGCCAGGCATAATCGACCTTGGCGGCAACCGGAGCGGCCACTTCGCTGGGCTTTTCGCTTTTCGAGCTACAGCCCGCTACGACGATCATGCAGAAGATCAGTGAGACGCTTTTCAGCAGGTTCATGAGCAAGTTTCCGTCAACCACGAGCGTTCTGGGAGGGGCGACCTGCCAAGGCGAGGCCACTGGTGAGGTCGAGTTGAAATTGTGGACGCAAGTCCTTCTTTTGAAAAGCCTGCCTAACCAGAAGTGACGAGTGGTTCATCGCATGCATTCCGCGACGCAACGCGCCAACGCTTGTGCACGTGGATCCATCAGAACATATGGCCCAAGAGTATTGGTCACAAAGCCGAATGCCAGCTGGCGATCCGGGTCGGCAAAACCGATGCTGCCTCCAGCGCCCGGGTGACCAAAGGCCTGCGCGCCCATGCCGAATGTAGCATTGGCAACGTCCGGCTGATCCAGCCAGCAACCCAGACCGAAGCGTGTGGCGGCCAGCAGGGTGCGATCCTCCCCGGCGCTGTGCTGGCGTGTCATCTCGCGCAGCAGCGCCTCGTCGAGCAACTTGCCTTGCAGCAAACCGGTATAGAACCCCGCCAACGAACGCGCATTGCCATGACCGTTGGCGGCTGGCTGCGCCATGCGGCGCCACTCCGGCTTGTTGCCGCTGCTCATGATCGACGGCGGGTTATTGAATGCTTTGGTACTGATTGACTCCGATTCGCTCATAAGCGTCTTGAACAGTCGCTGCGCAGAAGCATCGCCAAAATCGTTCTTGGTCCGAGTGAGATAAGCGACGCGATCGGCATCCACATCATCCACGCCGACATGGAAATCCAGTCCAAGTGGTGCAGCCGTGCGGCGTGTGATCGACTCGCCCGGGCCGCAGCCATCGACACGACGCAGCAGCTCGCCCACCAGCCAACCATAGGTCATCGCGGCGTAGCCCTGATCAGTGCCAGGCGTCCACCATGGTTCTTCGGCGGCCAGCGCCGCGGTCATGACATCCCAGTCGTACAGTGCTTCTGCGGGCAACGGTCTACGTATTGCCGGCAAACCCGCTCGATGGCAGAGCAGCTGACGCAGGGTGATGGCGGCCTTGCCATTGGTGGCGAACTCCGGCCATACACGTGCAACAGGTTCGTCCAGCTCCAGCTTGCCCTCGCCGACCAGCTGCAGCGCAGCGACTGCGGTAAACGTCTTGGTACAGGAAAACAGGTTGACCAAGGTATCGCTGTGCCAGACCTGCTCTCCCTGGTTGTCGGCAACGCCCGCCCAGAGATCGACGACCGTCTCGCCACCAATCTGCACGCAGAGTGCCGCTCCGCGTTGCTGAGTGCCTTCGAACAGTGAGCCGAATGCCTCGCGAACCGCTTCGAAACGAAGATCGAAATAGCCTTGAACCTGCACGTTGCCACCCTCTCGAAGTCTGTGCCTCGCATTCTTGCAACCGTCGCCTGGCAATGGAACCGCCAGGCGGCGCGGTGATGGACGAGCATCGCGCCCGGTTATCGCAGCCTGCTCAGCCGATTTCGCGGCGAAACGGCGGCAGCGCATTGAGAATCGCCTTGCCGTAGCGCTGCGTTACCACCCGTCGGTCGAGCAGCGTGATGGTTCCGCGATCCGTCTCGGTACGCAGCAGACGCCCACAGGCCTGCACCAACCGCAGCGAGGCATCCGGCACAGCGATCTCCATGAAGGGGTTGCCGCCACGCGCTCCGATCCACTCTGCCAGAGCGGCCTCGACCGGGTCATCCGGCACAGCGAACGGAATCTTGGCAATCACCACATGCTCGCAGTAGGCCCCGGGCAGGTCCACGCCTTCGGCGAAACTGGCCAGGCCGAACAAGACGCTGGACTCGCCGTCGTCGACCCGCGCCTTGTGTTTGTTCAGGGTTTCCTGCTTGGACAGGTTGCCCTGGATCAGAACCCGGCGGCGCCAATCACGCTCCAGCCCATCGAACACGTCCTGCATCTGCTTGCGTGAGGAAAACAGTACCAACGTGCCCCGGGCGCCCTCGACCAATGCTGGCAATTCGCGAACGATCGCCGCCGTGTGTGCTGCGGCGTCGCGCGGATCGGCCTTGAGGTCCGGCACGCGAAGCACGCCGGCATCGGCATGGTGAAAGGGACTCGGCACCACGGCAGTGACGGCGCCCTTTGGCAAGCCAGCCCGCATGCGGTAACGATCGAAGCTATTGAGGGCGGTCAGCGTCGCCGAAGTCACCAGCGCACCGAAAGCGACATTCCAGAGATTGCGCCGCAGTGTCTCCGCAGCGAGGATCGGGCTGGCATTGACCTCGATATCGAACAGCGCACCACCTTCGGCCAACGTCAGCCAGCGCGCCATCGGCGGACTGTCTTCCGGATCCTCGACGGTGAACGCGGTCCACAACTCCCAATTACCCTGCGAGCGGGTCAGCAAGCTGCCGAACAGGGGGTACCACTCCTCGGCCTGATGGCTGGCGATCCCGCTGCCGGTTTCACCATCCATGTCCTCTTTGAGCAGCTCGGCGATGCGGGTGAACAGGTCGGTCAGCTTGGCGAAACCTTTCTTCAACTCTGTACCCAGCTCGACGAGATGCTCCGGCACCACGCCACCGACGAAGCGATGCCGGGGCCGCTCACGGCCTTCCATGTCTTCGCCAGCCTTGAAGTCGGCAAGCTGCTCGCAGGCGCTGAACATGAACTGCTGCTGGGTACGCAGCTCGCGCGCCAGTTCGGGAATGCCCTCGACCAGTCGACCGAGTTCGCCCGGAAGCGGATGCTGCGCAAGCAGCTTGGTCAGATTCTTTTCTACCTGCCCCAACCAGTCCGCGGTCGAGCGTAGCCTTGTGAAATGGGCGAAATGACCAATGGCCTTGTCCGGCAGGTGATGACCTTCATCGAATACATAGATCGTCTCACGCGGATCGGGCAGCACCGCGCCCCCGCCCAGCGCGAGATCGGCAAGCACCATGTCGTGATTGGTGACGATCACGTCAACCTTGGTCATGCCCTCTCGCGCCTTGTAGAACGCGCACTGCTGGAAGTTGGGACAATGCCGGCCCGTGCACTGACTATGATCGGTCGTCAGCTGCGACCAGTCAGAATCGCCCAGCTCCTCGGGCCAGCTGTCGCGATCTCCATCCCAACGATTGCCGGCGAGCTTCTCGATCATGCTGGTGAAGAGCTTCTGACTACGCTCATCGACCTCGATACGAAAACCCTCTTCCTCGAACAGCTGGGCGGTCGCGCTCTGCGCCTGCCCCTCCTGCAGCAACAGGTCCAGCTTGGATAAGCAGAGATAACGCCCGCGCCCTTTGGCCAGGGCGAAGCTGAAGTTCAGCCCGCTGTTGCGCATCAGGTCCGGCAGGTCCTTGTGCACGATCTGTTCCTGCAAAGCGACGGTCGCGGTGGCGATCACCAGGCGCTTGCCTGCCGCCTTCGCTGTAGGAATCGCTGCGAGGCTGTAGGCAACCGTTTTGCCAGTACCGGTACCCGCCTCAACCGCGACCACCGCCGGCTCGCTCTCGCGACGTCCTTCAGCGTCGGTCTTGATGGTGCCGAGCACCTTGGCCACTTCGGCGATCATCAGTCGCTGGCCATAGCGGGCCTTGAGCCCCTTGGCTTCGAGAAAGCGAGTGTAGGCGCCCTGGATCTGGGACTTGAGTTCGGTGCTGAGCATGGGCGCGGAGCTGTATATATTTTCAGTATTTCGATAGGGCGGCTATGATAACGCGCGTTCGCTCAACCGCCACCGGAGATTTGCCCATGACGCCCTTCGCCTTGCTCTACGCACTACACGTACTTGCCGCGACGGTTTGGGTGGGCGGCATGTTCTTCGCCTGGATGGTGTTGCGTCCGGCAGCCGTGGCGATGTTGCAGGCTCCGGAGCGACTGAAGCTGTGGGCTGATGTATTCCGGCGTTTTTTCGTCTGGGTCTGGGTAACGGTGCTGGTTCTGCCGGTAAGCGGAATTGGCATGTGGCACATGCGTTTCGGTGCGCTGGAAAGTGCGCCGCGCTATGTACACATCATGACAGGGCTGTATCTGGTGATGCTGGCGCTATTCCTGCGAATCCAGTTGCTGCAGTTACCGACGCTCAAACGCGCCGTCGCTGGCGAACAATGGCCCGAAGGAGGCGCAGTGCTCGGCCAGATTCGCCGACTGGTCGGCATCAACCTGGTGCTGGGCCTGCTGGTGATAGCACTGGCCAGCGCAAGACCACTGTTTTAGCGGACTCTAAACAAAACAGCCGGGCGCGAGGCCCGGCTGGATCACCACCTCAGCCGAATCAAGGACGCGCTTCGACTTCGGCCTCTACGCGACGGTTGATGGCACGACCTTCCTCGGTCGCGTTATCGGCCACCGGACGCGATTCGCCGTAGCCAACCGAATTCACGCGACTACCCTCGACACCGTACTGATTGACCAGCACTTCACGCACAGCTTTCGCGCGGCGCTCGGACAGACGCTGGTTATAGGCATCGGTACCCACCGAGTCGGTGTGACCTTCAAGCACGGTGGTGGTCTGGCGATATTCCTTCATGAAATCGGCCAGGTTCTGGATGTCGCCGTAGCTGTCCTGCTTGACTACATCGCGATCGAAGTCGAACTTGACGTCCAACTCGACGCGAACCGGCTCGGATGCAGGCTCTGGTTCCGGCTGAGACTGAGGCATCGGCTCAACCGTTTCGACAACGGCAACGGTTTCCTCCTCCATGCCGTTGGCCCAACAATAGGCCGCTGCGACGCCACCACCGATCAGCGCACCCCAACCGGCATAGGAGCTGCTCTCGATAGCCCCAAGCGCGGCACCGGTCACGCCACCTACGGCCGCACATGTCGGCCAGTCCTGTTTCTGCACGCCTGCACAACCGGCCAGGAACGTGGTCATGACAATAACGGGTACTGCTGTCCGTAATGTACTCATCGATCAAAACCTCCAGTGTGGACATTCAGCCAGAACCGCCGCGTACGGGAGTCCGGGTGGCTCCGGTTACTTTCAGACTAGGCCGACAAACGGCACCGCGCTAGTCTTCACCTTTGAAACGAGGATTCTCGATTGACTGAAAACCCTGTATCGCATACGCCACAGCAAGCGCTTGCGGCGATGCTCGATCACTATGCCCCGGCGCGCCTGTTACACGTGGGGCGCAGCGATCAACCCGCTCTGGCTGCCTACGCCGAATGTCATCCGGAGTGTCAACTCGAGCGCGCCGATGTTGCTCCGCTGCCCGAAGAGCTGGCAAAGCAGCGCTATGACCTGGCGTTGTTCGCCGATTGCCTGGAACATCTGCCAAAACGCAGCGGCCTGGAGCTGCTCGGCAGTGTCCGCAACCTGAACGCCAGCCGCATGGCCGTACTCGTCGATCTCGAAGCCTGCGAATGGCAGACCACCGATTTCTATGCCTTGGCGCTGCAGGTCAGCGACCGCTTCCAGCGCGACGGACAGACCTTGACGCTCTTCACCTACGACCTGCTCCAATACAAGCAGGTTCCAGACTGGCTGAACGCCAGGTTCTGGGCGAACCCAGAAATGTTCGGCAAATACTGGTGGTGACATGAGCGATCAGCAACAACTCGACTCTAACTGCCCGTGCGGCAGCGGCAATGCGTTTAATCAATGCTGCGGCCACTATCATGCAGGCACCCCCGCGCCGAGCGCCGAGCTACTGATGCGCTCCCGTTACAGCGCCTATGTGCTGGGGCTGGTTGATTATCTGCAGGCAACCACGCTGCCGGCACAGCAGGCGGCGCTGGATCTGGAGGGGATACGACGCTGGAGCCTGGACAGCACGTGGCTGGGGCTGGAGGTGGAAGACAGCGTGGTACTTGGCGGCAAGCCCGAGCATGCGCTGGTGACATTCACCGCGCGCTGGCACGATCAAGACGGCGAACATGCCCATCAGGAGCGCTCGGCTTTCGTTCAATGCAACGGCAAATGGTACTTCATTGATCCAACGGTACCGTTGAAGGCGGGACGCAACGACCCCTGCCCCTGTGGCAGCGGTGCGAAGTTCAAGAAGTGCTGTGCCGCCTATGTCTGATCCCTGCCAAGTCGCCGCGACTAGCGCCGCGGCGACCGAGGAGCATCACTTCTCGACGAAGGCGCGCTCGATCAGGTAATGGCCTGGATCGCCCATGCGCGGCGAGACGCTCAAGCCGAAGCTGTTCAGCACCTGGCTGGTTTCGTCCAGCATGCTGGGGCTGCCGCAGATCATTGCCCGATCATCCTGCGGATTGATCGGTGGAAGTCCGATATCGCTGAACAGCTTGCCGCTTCGCATCAGTTCGGTCAGGCGACCCTGGTTCTCGAATGCCTCGCGGGTGACCGTGGGGTAATAGATCAGCTTTTCCTTTACCGCTTCACCGAAGAATTCGTTCTGCGGCAAGTGCTCGGTGATGAACTCGCGATAGGCGACTTCGTTGACGTAGCGAACCCCATGCACCAGCACGACCTTTTCGAATCGCTCATAGGTTTCCGGATCCTGGATGACACTCATGAACGGCGCCAGCCCAGTGCCTGTGCTTAGCAGATAGAGGTGCTTACCCGGCAGCAGATCGTCGAGCACCAGAGTTCCGGTCGGTTTGCGGCTGACCATGATCTGGTCGCCTTCCTGCAGATGCTGCAGCCGTGACGTCAGCGGACCGTTCTGCACCTTGATGCTGAAGAACTCCAGGTACTCTTCGTAGTTCGGACTGGCGATACTGTAGGCGCGCATCAGCGGACGACCCTCGACTTCCAGGCCGATCATGACGAACTGGCCGTTCTCGAAGCGCAGCCCTGCATTACGGGTAGTCTTGAAGCTGAACAGCGTGTCGTTCCAGTGATGCACACTGAGAACGCGCTCAACGTTCAGGTTACTCATGTTGCGAATTCCTCGTGGTGTCGCGACGGGCGTCGTTACGTGGCGTCAGTCTAGCGATAGCTTTAATATTCCTTAAATGGATAATAAAGATATCGGTTATCGGTTATATAGATATGCATTTCACGCTCCGTCAAATCGAAGTTTTCGCCGCCGTCGCCAGACAGGAAAGCGTGTCTCGCGCTGCCGAAAGCCTTTCCTTGTCGCAGTCGGCAACCAGCACATCGCTGGCCGAGCTGGAACGGCAGTCGGGCTGTCAACTGTTCGACCGGGCCGGCAAGCGGCTCTGCCTGAATGCACTCGGACAACAGCTGCTGCCGCAGGCCGTCGCCCTGCTCGATCAGGCACGCGCCATCGAGGATCTGCTGAATGGCAAGAGCGGCTTTGGCTCACTGGCGGTGGGTGCGACGCTGACCATCGGCAACTACCTTGCGACCCTGCTGATCGGCAGCTTCATGCAGCGCCATCCGGAGTGCCGGGTGAAACTGCACGTGCAGAACACGGCGAACATCGTGCACCAGATTGCGCAACACGAACTTGATCTGGGTTTGATCGAGGGCGAGTGTCAGCATCCGGATCTGGAGGTCCAGCCATGGATCGAGGACGAGCTGGTAGTGTTCTGTGCGCCCCAGCATCCGTTGGCCGGCCGAGAGCTGGTGGATCTGGAGGAGTTGACGTCCGAAGCCTGGATACTCCGGGAAAAAGGCTCGGGCACCCGCTTGACGTTCGAGCAGGCCGTGCGTCATCGACCGGGCAAACTGAATGTGCGACTGGAGCTGGAGCATACTGAAGCGATCAAACGCGCCGTGGAATCGGGGCTTGGTATCGGCTGCATCTCTCGGCTGGCTCTGCGCGACGCGTTCCGCCGCGGTAGCCTGGTCCCGCTGGCGACGCCAGAGCTGGACCTGCGACGCCAGTTCTACTTCATCTGGCACTCGCAGAAATACCAGACCGCAGCCATGCTCGAATTCGTCGAGCAGTGCCGCGCGATGACGTCAGGTGTCCGCCGCAGCGATGAGATCAACCTGCCGCCGATCGCCTGAACACTGCAGCAAACGCGGCCGGCATCAGCTGGTGGGGATGGAGCCCATTTGCTGTAGCAGCAAGGCGGCCTGGGTTCGTGTACGCACGCCAAGCTTGCGGAAAATCGCGGTCACATGGGCCTTGATGGTCGCTTCGGACACATTGAGTTCATAAGCGATCTGCTTGTTCAGCAGGCCATCACAAACCATCGTCAACACACGGAACTGCTGCGGTGTCAGGCTGGCAAGCCCCGCGCTAGCTGCCTTGGCCTCATCGCTGACGTTCGCCACGTCCTGAATGTTGCTCGGCCACCAGACGTCGCCATCCAGCACCGCGCGCACCGCCTCCTGGATGGTTTCCAGAGAGCTGGACTTGGGAATGAAGCCGCTGGCACCAAACTCGCGGGAGCGCGCAACAACCGCCGCGTCTTCCTGCGCCGAGATCATCACCACCGGCAGATGCGGATATTGCCCGCGGAGCAGCACCAGACCGGAAAAGCCATAAGCGCCCGGCATGTTCAGATCCAGCAGGACCAAGTCCCAATCGGCGCCCTGGTTCAGAAAGGTTTCCAGTTCGGCGATGCTGGCCGCCTCCACCAGACGTACGTTTTCCCCCAGCCCCATGGTGAGCGCCTGCTGAAGCGCACTGCGGAACAGCGGATGATCATCGGCAATGATTATTTCGTAAGCAGCCATTGGCAGACCTGTAGTTTTTATTGGCGCTTTTCATCGGCTTGAGCAGCCGATGCCGACATGATGACGGCAGAACCCCTAGAAATTGCTTCGGGGATGGTCCGATGTGGATATTTCAGCCGGCTGAAACCGAATATCGGCCGCCTGCTACAACAAATCAAGCGGCGCAAGCATGCCCACCGATGAATAAGTGGTCAAGCGCGGCGCTTTATAGCAAAGTTTGCGACTTTTCCCGAACGAGCTGAAACATGCGCAGCCAAGCCCTCCGCGCCGACTTCCTGATGCTGATCACCGCCATGATCTGGGGCACTGCCTTTGTGGCCCAGCGCATCGGCATGGACAACATCGGTCCGTTTCTTTTCACCGGCCTGCGTTTTGCGCTCGGTGCCCTCGCGCTGCTGCCACTGGTGATCTATCAGGGCCGCACCAAGGCTCGCCACGAACCGTTCCTGCAGCGCGGCCTGCTTCTGGGTGGCTTGAGCATGGGCCTTGCGCTGACGCTGGGCATCAACCTGCAGCAGGTCGGCCTGCTGTTCACCAGCGTGACCAATTCCGGCTTCATTACCGGCCTTTATGTGATCGTGGTACCTCTGCTGGGCCTCGCCATCGGCCACAAGACCGGCTTCGGCACCTGGCTCGGCGCATTCCTCGCCGTCGCGGGCATGGCAATGTTGAGCATCGGCGAAGATTTCACCGTAGCCTCGGGCGACTGGATTCAGCTAGCCGGCGCGTTCGTCTGGGGCGTGCACG includes:
- a CDS encoding glycine zipper domain-containing protein gives rise to the protein MRKSIFVASFTALALAMGGCASSLTGDTYSRDEARAVQTVRYGTIESLRPVKIEGTKTPIGSGAGAVVGGVAGSGVGGGRGSAVAAVIGAVAGGMLGAAAEEGITRTQGVEITVREDDGNMRAYVQAVEPNQVFRVGQRVRIMTVSGTSRVAP
- the pdxH gene encoding pyridoxamine 5'-phosphate oxidase, whose product is MIQTLADMRRDYTRDGLSEANAPAEPFGLFHQWFTEAMKTEQAPVEPNAMSLATVDADGRPHCRILLLKALDERGFTFFTNYDSAKGQQLQATPFAAMTFFWPTLERQVRIEGRVEKVSQDESDAYFHVRPLGSRLGAWASPQSQVIPDRAALERLLAETEQRFLDKAPHCPPHWGGYRLLPERMEFWQGRASRLHDRLDYRLVANSWQRERLAP
- a CDS encoding OmpA family protein, whose protein sequence is MNLLKSVSLIFCMIVVAGCSSKSEKPSEVAAPVAAKVDYAWLDEYEPKLRDALVGTGFEVERRESVLVVTAPVDSSFNPDRPGMLLPVTLGPITRVAKLVEKDDKTAVVVLGHADSTGADEINRTISRERAGAVAAIFRLSGLKHDRLRIRGLGSDMPRAANDSKEGRALNRRVEMVLAPQTTMLALIAQYEQPAQPATQVAQAEVAK
- a CDS encoding serine hydrolase domain-containing protein, translated to MQVQGYFDLRFEAVREAFGSLFEGTQQRGAALCVQIGGETVVDLWAGVADNQGEQVWHSDTLVNLFSCTKTFTAVAALQLVGEGKLELDEPVARVWPEFATNGKAAITLRQLLCHRAGLPAIRRPLPAEALYDWDVMTAALAAEEPWWTPGTDQGYAAMTYGWLVGELLRRVDGCGPGESITRRTAAPLGLDFHVGVDDVDADRVAYLTRTKNDFGDASAQRLFKTLMSESESISTKAFNNPPSIMSSGNKPEWRRMAQPAANGHGNARSLAGFYTGLLQGKLLDEALLREMTRQHSAGEDRTLLAATRFGLGCWLDQPDVANATFGMGAQAFGHPGAGGSIGFADPDRQLAFGFVTNTLGPYVLMDPRAQALARCVAECMR
- the dinG gene encoding ATP-dependent DNA helicase DinG; its protein translation is MLSTELKSQIQGAYTRFLEAKGLKARYGQRLMIAEVAKVLGTIKTDAEGRRESEPAVVAVEAGTGTGKTVAYSLAAIPTAKAAGKRLVIATATVALQEQIVHKDLPDLMRNSGLNFSFALAKGRGRYLCLSKLDLLLQEGQAQSATAQLFEEEGFRIEVDERSQKLFTSMIEKLAGNRWDGDRDSWPEELGDSDWSQLTTDHSQCTGRHCPNFQQCAFYKAREGMTKVDVIVTNHDMVLADLALGGGAVLPDPRETIYVFDEGHHLPDKAIGHFAHFTRLRSTADWLGQVEKNLTKLLAQHPLPGELGRLVEGIPELARELRTQQQFMFSACEQLADFKAGEDMEGRERPRHRFVGGVVPEHLVELGTELKKGFAKLTDLFTRIAELLKEDMDGETGSGIASHQAEEWYPLFGSLLTRSQGNWELWTAFTVEDPEDSPPMARWLTLAEGGALFDIEVNASPILAAETLRRNLWNVAFGALVTSATLTALNSFDRYRMRAGLPKGAVTAVVPSPFHHADAGVLRVPDLKADPRDAAAHTAAIVRELPALVEGARGTLVLFSSRKQMQDVFDGLERDWRRRVLIQGNLSKQETLNKHKARVDDGESSVLFGLASFAEGVDLPGAYCEHVVIAKIPFAVPDDPVEAALAEWIGARGGNPFMEIAVPDASLRLVQACGRLLRTETDRGTITLLDRRVVTQRYGKAILNALPPFRREIG
- a CDS encoding CopD family protein; protein product: MTPFALLYALHVLAATVWVGGMFFAWMVLRPAAVAMLQAPERLKLWADVFRRFFVWVWVTVLVLPVSGIGMWHMRFGALESAPRYVHIMTGLYLVMLALFLRIQLLQLPTLKRAVAGEQWPEGGAVLGQIRRLVGINLVLGLLVIALASARPLF
- a CDS encoding OmpA family protein codes for the protein MTTFLAGCAGVQKQDWPTCAAVGGVTGAALGAIESSSYAGWGALIGGGVAAAYCWANGMEEETVAVVETVEPMPQSQPEPEPASEPVRVELDVKFDFDRDVVKQDSYGDIQNLADFMKEYRQTTTVLEGHTDSVGTDAYNQRLSERRAKAVREVLVNQYGVEGSRVNSVGYGESRPVADNATEEGRAINRRVEAEVEARP
- a CDS encoding DUF6231 family protein; this translates as MTENPVSHTPQQALAAMLDHYAPARLLHVGRSDQPALAAYAECHPECQLERADVAPLPEELAKQRYDLALFADCLEHLPKRSGLELLGSVRNLNASRMAVLVDLEACEWQTTDFYALALQVSDRFQRDGQTLTLFTYDLLQYKQVPDWLNARFWANPEMFGKYWW
- a CDS encoding YchJ family protein, which encodes MSDQQQLDSNCPCGSGNAFNQCCGHYHAGTPAPSAELLMRSRYSAYVLGLVDYLQATTLPAQQAALDLEGIRRWSLDSTWLGLEVEDSVVLGGKPEHALVTFTARWHDQDGEHAHQERSAFVQCNGKWYFIDPTVPLKAGRNDPCPCGSGAKFKKCCAAYV
- the fpr gene encoding ferredoxin-NADP reductase gives rise to the protein MSNLNVERVLSVHHWNDTLFSFKTTRNAGLRFENGQFVMIGLEVEGRPLMRAYSIASPNYEEYLEFFSIKVQNGPLTSRLQHLQEGDQIMVSRKPTGTLVLDDLLPGKHLYLLSTGTGLAPFMSVIQDPETYERFEKVVLVHGVRYVNEVAYREFITEHLPQNEFFGEAVKEKLIYYPTVTREAFENQGRLTELMRSGKLFSDIGLPPINPQDDRAMICGSPSMLDETSQVLNSFGLSVSPRMGDPGHYLIERAFVEK
- a CDS encoding LysR family transcriptional regulator; amino-acid sequence: MHFTLRQIEVFAAVARQESVSRAAESLSLSQSATSTSLAELERQSGCQLFDRAGKRLCLNALGQQLLPQAVALLDQARAIEDLLNGKSGFGSLAVGATLTIGNYLATLLIGSFMQRHPECRVKLHVQNTANIVHQIAQHELDLGLIEGECQHPDLEVQPWIEDELVVFCAPQHPLAGRELVDLEELTSEAWILREKGSGTRLTFEQAVRHRPGKLNVRLELEHTEAIKRAVESGLGIGCISRLALRDAFRRGSLVPLATPELDLRRQFYFIWHSQKYQTAAMLEFVEQCRAMTSGVRRSDEINLPPIA